One Frankia alni ACN14a DNA window includes the following coding sequences:
- a CDS encoding LLM class F420-dependent oxidoreductase: protein MTSAQDVPRPPARRDIGKVGVWSGQFDFSPAGVVREAIAELDELGYPTLWTGEVKGREVLVTASLALAATSRITIATGIAQILARNPLTMTAAQLALAEAFPGRFLLGLGVSHAELMHIRGAPYTRPLAQMAAYLDEMDLMAAEQYRAVAPVEPPPRVLAALGPKMLGLARDRADGAHTYFVPPEHTAAAREILGPDKLLVPEQAFVLHDDPEQARELARRHTGSYLRLPNYTSNLRRFGFDDDDLAGAGSDRLVDTIVPWGDADVLLGRISEHLDAGADQVAVQVLDFDRRGLPRRQWRELAPALSTL, encoded by the coding sequence GTGACGAGTGCGCAGGACGTGCCCCGCCCGCCGGCCCGCCGCGACATCGGGAAGGTCGGCGTCTGGAGCGGGCAGTTCGACTTCTCTCCGGCCGGCGTCGTCCGGGAGGCCATCGCCGAGCTGGACGAGCTCGGCTACCCCACCCTGTGGACGGGTGAGGTCAAGGGCCGGGAGGTCCTGGTCACCGCGAGCCTCGCCCTCGCAGCCACCTCGCGGATCACGATCGCGACCGGGATCGCGCAGATCCTCGCCCGCAATCCGCTGACGATGACCGCCGCCCAGCTCGCCCTCGCGGAGGCGTTCCCCGGCCGCTTCCTGCTCGGGCTGGGCGTCTCCCACGCCGAGCTGATGCACATCCGAGGCGCCCCCTACACCCGCCCGCTCGCGCAGATGGCGGCCTACCTCGACGAGATGGACCTGATGGCCGCCGAGCAGTACCGGGCGGTGGCGCCGGTCGAGCCCCCGCCGCGGGTCCTCGCCGCGCTGGGGCCGAAGATGCTGGGTCTCGCCCGCGATCGCGCCGACGGCGCGCACACCTACTTCGTCCCGCCGGAGCACACCGCGGCGGCTCGCGAGATCCTCGGCCCGGACAAGCTGCTCGTCCCCGAGCAGGCGTTCGTCCTGCACGACGACCCCGAACAGGCCCGGGAGCTGGCACGCCGGCACACCGGGTCCTACCTGCGGCTGCCGAACTACACCTCGAACCTGCGCCGGTTCGGGTTCGACGACGACGATCTCGCCGGCGCGGGCTCCGACCGCCTGGTCGACACGATCGTCCCCTGGGGCGACGCCGACGTCCTGCTCGGCCGGATCTCCGAGCATCTCGACGCCGGGGCCGACCAGGTCGCCGTGCAGGTCCTGGACTTCGACCGGCGCGGGCTACCCCGTCGGCAGTGGCGCGAGCTGGCCCCGGCGCTGTCGACCCTGTGA
- a CDS encoding Fur family transcriptional regulator has protein sequence MRATRQGDAVCAALTETDAFTSAQELHALLRSRGAGVGLTTVYRHLQVLVDRGEVDMIRRDDGETVYRRCATEAHHHHLVCRLCGRTVEIAGPEIEAWTAAIADAEGFVDVEHTVEIYGTCAGCAAASAAS, from the coding sequence GTGCGCGCCACCCGGCAGGGCGACGCGGTGTGCGCCGCCCTCACCGAGACCGACGCCTTCACCAGCGCTCAGGAGCTGCATGCCCTACTGCGCTCACGGGGCGCCGGGGTCGGGTTGACCACCGTGTACCGCCATCTCCAGGTGCTGGTGGACCGCGGTGAGGTCGACATGATCCGCCGCGACGATGGCGAGACGGTCTACCGGCGCTGCGCCACCGAGGCGCACCACCACCACCTCGTCTGCCGGCTCTGCGGGCGGACCGTGGAGATCGCCGGTCCGGAGATCGAGGCGTGGACCGCCGCCATCGCCGACGCCGAGGGCTTTGTCGACGTCGAGCACACCGTCGAGATCTACGGCACGTGCGCCGGCTGTGCCGCAGCCTCGGCCGCTTCCTGA
- a CDS encoding CapA family protein yields MGGRGAFARRLTGHRSGAAGLALGTAGVLLVGLVACSMPYGHDADRTPAPSGATAAAARPGGSGSPAASGATAGGSGSAGGSGPVGNGPRRPTGQPITIAFGGDIHFAGTPGQRLAADPATAIGPISATLSAADLAVANLETAVTDGGTPAPKEFTFRAPPTAFDAVRAAGIDVVTMANNHGMDYGLAGLQDSLRNARNAHFPVIGIGEDDTSAFTPYTTTVKGQRIAVIGATQVLDDQLVPAWTAGPHKPGLASAKEVDKLVAAVRAARARADTVVVFLHWGVEQQQCPSDAQRSLVPRLTAAGADVVVGSHAHVLLGAGWTSDGVYVDYGLGNFVFYSSGTGRNTESGVLRLTVAGRAVTDATWVPARIVGGAPRPLSGGAGSQALAAWNALRACTGLAATAP; encoded by the coding sequence ATGGGCGGGCGTGGGGCGTTCGCGCGGCGGTTGACCGGGCACCGGTCGGGAGCCGCGGGGCTGGCCCTCGGCACGGCCGGAGTCCTGCTGGTCGGGCTCGTCGCCTGCTCGATGCCCTACGGCCACGACGCGGATCGGACTCCCGCGCCGAGCGGGGCGACGGCCGCGGCCGCCCGTCCGGGTGGGAGCGGTTCTCCGGCGGCCTCGGGGGCGACGGCCGGGGGCAGCGGTTCGGCCGGCGGCTCCGGCCCGGTCGGCAACGGCCCGCGCCGGCCGACGGGGCAGCCCATCACGATCGCGTTCGGCGGTGACATCCACTTCGCCGGCACGCCCGGCCAGCGTCTCGCGGCCGATCCGGCCACGGCGATCGGGCCGATCTCGGCGACGCTGTCCGCCGCGGACCTCGCCGTCGCGAACCTGGAAACCGCGGTGACCGACGGCGGCACCCCGGCGCCGAAGGAGTTCACCTTCCGTGCCCCGCCCACCGCGTTCGACGCGGTGCGCGCCGCCGGCATCGACGTCGTGACCATGGCGAACAACCACGGCATGGACTACGGCCTGGCCGGGCTGCAGGACTCGCTGCGCAACGCCCGTAACGCCCATTTCCCGGTCATCGGCATCGGCGAGGACGACACAAGCGCCTTCACCCCGTACACGACGACGGTGAAGGGGCAGCGTATCGCCGTCATCGGGGCGACCCAGGTACTCGACGACCAGCTCGTCCCCGCCTGGACCGCCGGGCCGCACAAGCCCGGCCTCGCCTCGGCGAAGGAGGTCGACAAACTGGTCGCCGCCGTGCGGGCGGCGCGGGCGCGGGCCGACACGGTCGTCGTGTTCCTGCACTGGGGGGTCGAACAGCAGCAGTGCCCGAGCGACGCGCAGCGATCCCTGGTCCCCCGGCTCACCGCGGCCGGGGCGGACGTCGTCGTCGGCAGCCACGCCCACGTCCTGCTCGGGGCGGGGTGGACCAGCGACGGCGTCTACGTCGACTACGGCCTGGGAAACTTCGTCTTCTACTCCTCCGGGACCGGCCGCAACACCGAGTCCGGGGTGCTGCGCCTGACCGTGGCCGGCCGGGCGGTCACCGACGCAACCTGGGTGCCCGCCCGGATCGTGGGGGGCGCGCCGCGGCCGCTGAGCGGCGGCGCCGGCAGTCAGGCACTCGCCGCCTGGAACGCCCTGCGCGCCTGCACCGGCCTCGCGGCCACCGCCCCCTGA